A region from the Triticum aestivum cultivar Chinese Spring chromosome 3D, IWGSC CS RefSeq v2.1, whole genome shotgun sequence genome encodes:
- the LOC123080667 gene encoding F-box protein At5g49610, producing MADPPHRSLPDEITIWEILVRLPPKSLLRCRAVCRAWRSATSARRFLLAHHALQPTLPLLYGFNFVGDEVQSLDIIPFHQRAGAGQLQLRPVARLEQDSDFHHLEACCDGLLVFSFRNTSVRDWRFAVCNPATRQYAPLPLAYGSGVEYSLLGMYPHIPTGDYRLLMYRASALMHGELVPAAAQDGSYIFTLGSGQPPRHIGFLDAEVLTYTFGSLLFRGSLHWRPPGNMIMVFDTTTELFRQMRAPVVLGHAKLFQMDEMLGMSGFNDGGTTIDIWMAQDYERGVWACKYRVEFSVADLTLRFGKFDGSSWVVAVPWDGDVLLLVNFGEWLLHVDIGGKLVATFHRKGLGPANLQLKQTLVQHTFFPTLEGYVANSAPFI from the coding sequence atggcaGATCCTCCCCACCGCAGCCTCCCGGACGAGATCACCATCTGGGAGATCCTCGTCCGGCTGCCCCCCAAATCgctcctccgctgccgcgccgtcTGCCGCGCGTGGCGCAGCGCCACCTCCGCCCGCCGCTTCCTCCTCGCCCACCACGCCCTCCAGCCCACCCTCCCCCTCCTCTACGGCTTCAActtcgtcggcgacgaggtccagtCCCTCGACATCATCCCCTTCCACCAGCGGGCAGGCGCCGGCCAGCTCCAGCTCCGGCCCGTCGCGCGGCTTGAGCAAGACTCCGACTTCCACCATCTGGAGGCCTGCTGCGACggcctcctcgtcttctccttccgCAACACCAGCGTCCGCGACTGGCGCTTCGCCGTCTGCAACCCCGCTACTCGCCAGTACGCTCCCCTCCCCCTGGCTTATGGCTCCGGCGTCGAGTACTCGCTCCTGGGGATGTACCCGCACATCCCCACCGGCGACTACCGGCTGTTGATGTACCGGGCCTCAGCATTGATGCATGGTGAACTGGTACCTGCCGCCGCTCAAGACGGCTCCTACATCTTCACTTTAGGCTCCGGCCAGCCGCCGAGGCACATAGGGTTCCTCGATGCGGAGGTGCTGACATATACCTTTGGATCTCTCCTGTTTCGTGGTAGCCTGCATTGGCGCCCACCAGGCAACATGATAATGGTGTTCGACACCACGACTGAGTTGTTCCGGCAGATGCGCGCTCCGGTTGTTCTTGGCCATGCTAAGTTGTTTCAGATGGATGAAATGCTTGGCATGTCCGGCTTTAATGATGGGGGGACAACCATTGATATCTGGATGGCGCAGGACTACGAGAGAGGGGTCTGGGCCTGCAAATACCGGGTAGAGTTCTCGGTTGCAGACCTCACTCTGCGGTTTGGAAAGTTTGACGGAAGTTCTTGGGTGGTAGCCGTGCCTTGGGATGGTGACGTGCTCCTACTGGTCAATTTTGGTGAGTGGCTACTTCATGTTGACATTGGTGGCAAGTTGGTTGCTACTTTCCATCGCAAAGGCCTCGGTCCTGCAAATCTTCAGCTCAAGCAAACTCTTGTTCAACATACCTTCTTTCCGACACTTGAGGGTTATGTTGCCAACTCTGCGCCTTTCATCTGA